A region from the Agrobacterium cucumeris genome encodes:
- a CDS encoding DegQ family serine endoprotease, giving the protein MSGILRRYRIAALLGAAFVAAPLVLPVFLHNTPAFAQAGLSAVPGPVTSGGSFAGIVAADKPAVVTVTTEMKTQEQASDDTTPFDQQFRQFFGEQGIPLPQQQPQQRQSQTAEALGSGFIISPDGYIVTNNHVIDNATSIKVTLDDGTELPATLVGADPKSDLAVLKITASKPLAVISWGDSDRLKAGDQILAIGNPFGIGTTVTAGIVSARGRDLHSGPYDDFIQIDAPINHGNSGGPLVDVEGKVVGINTAIYSPNGGSVGVGFAIPSDQAQNVVVRLMKDGSIHHGFIGVQIQPVTPDVANAIGLATPEGALVAKVEASTPAGRAGIRTGDVITALGGQTIKSPRDLSRMVADLSPGQKEHVTVWRQGETRDLLLTVGGNDGQSAQASPDNGQQKGDASSQALPMIGIGLADITPAIREALNLPQNEKGTIVESVTPSKPAAEAGLQAGDVIVSVNQTAVKSAGDAKAAIAQAGKAGRKSVLLLIQRGDSQTYVAVPFAQG; this is encoded by the coding sequence ATGTCCGGCATTCTTCGCAGATATCGTATCGCAGCTTTGCTTGGCGCAGCCTTTGTCGCCGCACCGCTTGTGCTGCCCGTCTTTCTGCATAACACACCCGCTTTTGCCCAGGCCGGATTATCGGCCGTTCCCGGCCCGGTGACGTCGGGCGGTTCCTTCGCCGGGATCGTTGCCGCCGACAAGCCGGCGGTGGTGACCGTCACCACCGAAATGAAAACGCAGGAACAGGCGAGCGATGACACCACGCCGTTCGACCAGCAGTTTCGGCAGTTCTTCGGCGAGCAGGGCATTCCCCTGCCGCAACAGCAGCCGCAGCAGCGCCAATCCCAGACCGCGGAAGCACTGGGTTCCGGCTTCATCATCTCGCCGGACGGCTATATCGTCACCAATAATCACGTCATCGACAATGCCACTTCGATCAAGGTGACGCTGGATGACGGCACGGAGCTTCCCGCCACGCTTGTCGGCGCCGATCCGAAATCGGATCTGGCCGTCCTCAAGATCACCGCTTCCAAGCCTCTGGCAGTGATTTCCTGGGGAGATTCCGACAGGCTGAAGGCCGGCGATCAGATATTGGCGATCGGCAATCCGTTCGGCATCGGTACCACGGTCACGGCCGGTATCGTCTCGGCCCGCGGGCGTGACCTGCACAGCGGACCCTATGACGATTTCATCCAGATCGACGCGCCGATCAATCACGGCAATTCCGGTGGTCCGCTGGTCGATGTCGAAGGCAAGGTCGTCGGCATCAACACGGCGATCTATTCGCCGAATGGCGGCAGCGTCGGTGTCGGTTTCGCCATTCCGTCGGATCAGGCGCAGAATGTCGTCGTCCGCCTCATGAAGGATGGGTCGATCCACCACGGCTTCATTGGCGTCCAGATACAGCCGGTGACCCCTGACGTGGCCAACGCCATCGGCCTTGCCACGCCGGAAGGCGCGCTGGTCGCCAAGGTGGAAGCGAGCACACCCGCAGGCCGCGCCGGCATCAGGACCGGCGACGTGATTACCGCGCTCGGCGGACAGACGATCAAGTCGCCGCGCGATCTGTCGCGCATGGTCGCAGATCTGTCGCCGGGCCAGAAGGAACACGTCACGGTCTGGCGTCAGGGCGAGACCCGCGACCTGCTTCTCACCGTGGGTGGCAATGATGGCCAGAGCGCACAGGCATCGCCTGACAATGGCCAGCAGAAGGGCGATGCCTCATCACAAGCCCTGCCAATGATCGGTATCGGACTGGCGGATATCACCCCGGCGATCCGTGAAGCCCTCAATCTCCCGCAGAATGAAAAGGGCACGATCGTCGAAAGCGTGACACCCTCCAAACCCGCCGCCGAGGCCGGTTTGCAGGCAGGCGACGTGATCGTTTCGGTCAATCAGACGGCGGTGAAATCGGCGGGTGATGCCAAGGCGGCCATTGCGCAGGCGGGCAAGGCTGGTCGCAAATCCGTTCTGCTGCTCATCCAGCGCGGCGATTCGCAGACCTATGTCGCCGTGCCCTTCGCACAGGGCTGA
- a CDS encoding HAD family hydrolase gives MTKIEHIVFDIGKVLIHYDPHIPYSRLIPDADERKWFFENVCTHDWNLEQDRGRRWEDAEALLLEQFPEREEHIRAFRKFWHEMVSHSYDESVAIMVGLIDSGHDVTMLTNFASDTFREAQKMFPFLTLPRGVTVSGDVKLLKPDVAIYDLHAKEFGLNPAASIFIDDTLANVEGAKQAGWQAVHFTGAEKLRQDLRDYGVDV, from the coding sequence ATGACCAAGATTGAGCATATCGTATTCGACATCGGCAAGGTGCTGATCCATTACGATCCGCATATTCCCTATAGCCGCCTCATTCCCGATGCCGACGAGCGCAAATGGTTCTTCGAGAATGTCTGCACCCATGACTGGAACCTCGAACAGGATCGCGGTCGCCGCTGGGAGGACGCCGAAGCGCTGTTGCTGGAGCAATTTCCCGAGCGGGAAGAGCATATTCGCGCCTTCCGCAAGTTCTGGCACGAAATGGTCTCGCATTCCTATGACGAGAGCGTCGCGATCATGGTTGGCCTGATCGACAGCGGCCACGACGTGACGATGCTGACCAACTTCGCTTCCGACACCTTTCGTGAAGCGCAGAAGATGTTCCCCTTCCTCACCCTGCCGCGCGGCGTGACGGTCTCCGGCGATGTGAAGCTCCTGAAGCCTGACGTGGCGATCTACGATCTGCACGCAAAGGAATTCGGCCTCAACCCCGCGGCCAGCATCTTCATCGACGATACGCTGGCGAATGTGGAGGGCGCAAAGCAGGCCGGCTGGCAGGCGGTGCACTTCACCGGCGCGGAAAAGCTGCGGCAGGATCTGCGGGATTATGGGGTGGATGTCTGA
- the mutY gene encoding A/G-specific adenine glycosylase — MNTYARQQISHPTAEQLLAWYDRHHRELPWRTSPAMAAQGKRADPYHVWLSEVMLQQTTVQAVKPYFLKFLAAWPTVSDLAAAPVEDVMAAWAGLGYYARARNLKKCAEAVARDHGGIFPDSEAGLKELPGIGDYTAAAVAAIAFNRQAAVMDGNVERVISRLFVIDAPLPGSKPAMKAKVAELTPADRPGDFAQAMMDLGATICTPKRPACALCPFNGACLALARDEPERFPVKAAKKAKPVRLGAAFVAVNPSGEILLRRRIESGLLGGMTEVPTTAWTARVDGGTEASHAPFAAGWQAAGVIVHVFTHFELRLTVYRAQVPDSLKTGPDDGWWEPVTNLDAQALPTVMKKVIIQAIPSAYRPENRN; from the coding sequence ATGAACACATATGCGCGACAACAAATATCACATCCGACGGCGGAACAACTTCTGGCATGGTACGACCGGCACCATCGCGAGCTGCCGTGGCGCACATCTCCGGCCATGGCGGCACAGGGAAAACGCGCCGATCCCTATCACGTCTGGCTGTCGGAGGTGATGCTGCAGCAGACGACGGTGCAGGCGGTAAAGCCTTATTTCCTGAAGTTTCTCGCCGCCTGGCCAACCGTCAGCGATCTGGCGGCGGCACCGGTCGAGGATGTCATGGCGGCATGGGCAGGGCTTGGTTATTATGCCCGCGCCCGCAACCTCAAGAAATGCGCGGAAGCCGTGGCGCGCGACCATGGCGGCATTTTTCCGGATAGCGAGGCAGGCCTGAAAGAGCTGCCCGGCATCGGCGATTATACCGCCGCCGCCGTGGCGGCCATCGCGTTCAACCGGCAGGCGGCGGTGATGGACGGCAATGTGGAGCGCGTCATTTCCCGGCTCTTCGTCATAGATGCTCCCCTGCCCGGTTCCAAACCGGCCATGAAAGCGAAGGTCGCCGAGCTTACGCCCGCCGATCGGCCCGGCGATTTTGCCCAGGCGATGATGGATCTCGGCGCGACGATCTGCACGCCGAAACGGCCGGCCTGCGCACTCTGTCCGTTCAATGGCGCCTGTCTGGCGCTTGCGCGTGACGAGCCGGAGCGTTTTCCCGTGAAGGCGGCGAAGAAGGCCAAACCCGTGCGGCTCGGCGCGGCCTTCGTAGCGGTGAATCCGAGCGGCGAAATCCTGCTGCGGCGGCGCATCGAAAGCGGGCTTCTCGGCGGCATGACCGAGGTGCCGACAACGGCGTGGACTGCCCGTGTGGATGGCGGCACGGAGGCGAGCCACGCGCCCTTTGCCGCCGGCTGGCAGGCGGCGGGCGTCATCGTGCATGTCTTCACCCATTTCGAACTGCGGCTCACCGTCTATCGCGCGCAGGTGCCGGATAGCCTCAAAACCGGGCCGGATGACGGATGGTGGGAGCCGGTTACAAATCTTGACGCGCAGGCGCTGCCAACGGTGATGAAAAAAGTCATCATCCAAGCTATTCCATCCGCGTATCGGCCCGAAAATCGAAATTGA
- a CDS encoding DUF721 domain-containing protein has protein sequence MKKPADSFRKGVVQIAEVANGIMDPVLSKRAGINTALLGSWDEIAGDDFADCTRPEKITWPRRDEGPDRGGYQPGVLTIACEGARALFLTHAQGELIARINGFFGFPAVRQIRIVQKPVSQTIARKRKPPPLRGDAAKRLDDMMQGIESEALRKAVERLGTAVLQKKPPRRTI, from the coding sequence ATGAAGAAACCTGCAGATTCGTTCCGCAAGGGCGTCGTACAGATCGCCGAAGTCGCCAACGGCATCATGGATCCCGTGCTGTCGAAGCGGGCGGGCATCAACACGGCGCTGCTCGGCTCCTGGGACGAGATTGCCGGCGACGACTTTGCCGATTGCACCCGGCCGGAAAAGATCACCTGGCCGCGCCGCGATGAGGGGCCGGATCGCGGCGGTTATCAGCCCGGCGTGCTGACCATCGCCTGCGAAGGCGCGCGCGCCTTGTTTCTCACCCATGCACAGGGCGAACTCATCGCTCGCATCAACGGTTTTTTCGGCTTTCCGGCGGTGCGCCAGATCCGGATCGTGCAGAAGCCGGTTTCCCAAACCATTGCCCGCAAAAGAAAACCGCCGCCGCTGCGTGGCGATGCGGCAAAACGTCTCGATGACATGATGCAAGGCATCGAGAGCGAGGCGCTGCGCAAGGCGGTGGAGCGGCTTGGCACGGCGGTGTTGCAGAAAAAGCCGCCGCGCAGGACGATTTGA
- a CDS encoding DsbA family protein, whose amino-acid sequence MHFPELTISRRGLLGGVALAAVAAALPFAFTPGIAEAQELPESTGDVDMAAVMKPGPLPEAALGDANAPVKIVEYMSMTCPHCANFHNKTFEEIKKKYIDTGKVYFVLREFPFDPRAAAAFMLARCAPEGQYFPFVSMLFKQQQSWAVAQDARAALLQLSKMAGFSQESFEACLTNQKLLDDVNATMQRGATEFGINSTPTFIINGKKYAGDMSVENMSAVIDKLL is encoded by the coding sequence ATGCATTTTCCCGAACTGACCATTTCCCGTCGCGGCCTTCTCGGCGGTGTTGCCCTTGCTGCCGTTGCTGCGGCCCTGCCGTTTGCCTTCACGCCCGGTATCGCCGAGGCGCAGGAATTGCCTGAATCCACCGGCGATGTGGATATGGCTGCGGTGATGAAGCCCGGCCCGCTGCCGGAAGCAGCGCTCGGTGATGCCAACGCACCCGTAAAGATCGTCGAATACATGTCGATGACCTGCCCGCACTGCGCCAACTTCCACAACAAGACCTTCGAAGAGATCAAGAAAAAATACATCGATACCGGCAAGGTCTATTTCGTGCTGCGCGAATTCCCGTTCGATCCGCGCGCGGCTGCCGCCTTCATGCTGGCGCGCTGCGCCCCTGAAGGCCAGTATTTCCCCTTCGTTTCCATGCTGTTCAAGCAGCAGCAGAGCTGGGCTGTAGCCCAGGATGCGCGCGCCGCCCTGCTGCAATTGTCGAAAATGGCCGGTTTCTCACAGGAGTCTTTCGAGGCCTGCTTGACGAACCAGAAACTTCTGGATGATGTGAACGCAACCATGCAACGCGGTGCGACGGAATTCGGCATCAACTCCACGCCGACTTTCATCATCAACGGCAAGAAATACGCGGGAGACATGTCGGTTGAAAACATGTCGGCTGTCATCGACAAGCTGCTCTGA
- a CDS encoding chromosome segregation SMC family protein has product MKFNKLRVVGFKSFVEPSEFIIEPGLTGVVGPNGCGKSNLVEALRWVMGENSYKNMRASGMDDVIFSGSGNRPARNTAEVGLYLDNSDRTAPAAFNDADEIQVTRRIERENGSVYRINGKEARAKDVQLLFADASTGARSPSMVGQGRIGELINAKPQARRQLLEEAAGISGLHSRRHEAELRLRAAETNLERLEDVTAQLESQIESLKRQARQANRFKMLSADIRAREATLLHIRWVEAKEAEGEAESALNQATNIVAEKAQGQMEAAKQQGIASLKLPELREDEARVAAALQRLQIARTQLDDEANRLLRRRDELARRLSQLGEDIVREERLVSDNAQILARLDEEEAELLEILSDSGRHADEMREAFEAAAVKLAESEAIFTAITAERAEAAAARQQLERAIRDLSDRKLRLERQSQEASAEIEAIDEKLSGLPDPAERREAVEAAEIAVEDALIVAEEAEAAVAEARSAEALARGPLETAKNRLNALDTEARTITKILASSAAANGSFTPVAEEMTVERGYEAALGAALGDDLESPLDAAAPAYWGGNGDGAGDPALPQGVKPLLDYAQAPDALRRALAQIGVVADVSEARRLLPSLKAGQRLVTREGALFRWDGHIASADAPGAAALRLSQKNRLAEIETELDEARSILEEAEDQLAAKTEAIRSSELQLSDVRDRSRLATRQLAEAREALTSAERASGDLLRRRDIVSEALNQIGAQIDEIAVQEENARIEIEDAPDLSVLDLKLRESQLEVATDRGLLAEARARHEGVSREAESRQRRIQAIAQERSTWQSRAASAADHIATLREREEEAREEIAELDIAPEEFDEKRRNLLNELQKTEDARREAADRLAEAENLQRAADRVAATALSELAEAREKRGRAEERLVSAREKRQETEHRIRETLNTEPHMALRLTGLGPDQPKPDIRDVERDLDRLKIERERLGAVNLRAEEEQAELSAKLEALIKERDDIIDAVRKLRAGIQNLNREGRERLIAAFDVVNSQFQRLFTHLFGGGTAELQLIESDDPLEAGLEILARPPGKKPQTMTLLSGGEQALTAMALIFAVFLTNPAPICVLDEVDAPLDDHNVERYCNLMDEMVASTETRFVIITHNPITMARMNRLFGVTMAEQGVSQLVSVDLQTAEQLREAV; this is encoded by the coding sequence ATGAAGTTCAACAAGCTGCGCGTTGTCGGTTTCAAATCCTTCGTTGAACCTTCCGAATTCATCATCGAGCCGGGGCTCACCGGTGTCGTTGGCCCGAATGGCTGCGGCAAGTCCAATCTGGTGGAAGCGCTTCGCTGGGTGATGGGCGAAAACTCCTACAAGAACATGCGCGCCTCCGGCATGGATGACGTGATCTTCTCCGGTTCCGGCAATCGCCCGGCCCGCAACACCGCCGAAGTTGGCCTCTATCTCGACAATTCCGACCGCACCGCCCCAGCCGCCTTCAATGATGCCGATGAAATTCAGGTGACGCGGCGCATCGAGCGCGAAAACGGCTCGGTCTACCGCATCAACGGCAAGGAGGCCCGCGCCAAGGATGTGCAGCTGCTGTTTGCGGATGCCTCCACCGGCGCGCGCTCGCCCTCGATGGTGGGGCAGGGGCGTATCGGCGAACTCATCAATGCCAAGCCGCAGGCCCGCCGCCAGCTGCTGGAAGAGGCGGCCGGCATTTCCGGCCTGCATTCCCGCCGCCACGAGGCCGAGCTTCGCCTGCGCGCCGCCGAGACCAATCTGGAGCGGCTGGAAGACGTCACCGCCCAGCTGGAAAGCCAGATCGAAAGCCTGAAACGCCAGGCGCGCCAGGCCAACCGCTTCAAGATGCTGTCAGCCGATATCCGCGCCCGCGAGGCGACCTTGCTGCACATCCGCTGGGTGGAGGCCAAGGAAGCCGAAGGCGAGGCGGAAAGCGCGCTCAATCAGGCCACGAATATCGTCGCCGAAAAGGCGCAAGGGCAGATGGAAGCGGCCAAGCAGCAGGGCATCGCCAGCCTGAAACTGCCGGAACTGCGCGAGGACGAGGCCCGCGTTGCCGCTGCCCTGCAACGCCTGCAGATCGCCCGCACCCAGCTGGATGACGAGGCGAACCGCCTGCTGCGCCGCCGCGACGAGCTGGCGCGCCGTCTGTCGCAACTTGGCGAGGATATCGTCCGCGAGGAACGGCTTGTCTCCGACAATGCCCAGATACTGGCGCGGCTCGATGAGGAAGAAGCCGAACTCCTCGAAATCCTGTCCGATTCCGGCCGCCATGCCGACGAAATGCGCGAAGCCTTCGAAGCCGCCGCTGTCAAACTTGCGGAAAGTGAGGCCATCTTCACCGCCATCACCGCCGAACGAGCCGAAGCCGCCGCCGCGCGTCAGCAGTTGGAGCGGGCGATCCGCGATCTTTCCGATCGCAAGCTGAGGCTGGAGCGGCAGTCGCAGGAGGCATCCGCCGAGATCGAGGCCATCGACGAAAAACTCTCCGGCCTTCCCGACCCCGCAGAACGGCGTGAAGCGGTCGAGGCGGCTGAGATCGCAGTCGAAGACGCGTTGATCGTGGCGGAGGAGGCCGAGGCCGCCGTTGCCGAGGCACGTTCGGCCGAAGCGCTGGCGCGCGGGCCGCTGGAAACGGCGAAGAATCGGCTGAACGCGCTGGATACGGAAGCGCGCACCATTACCAAAATCCTCGCCTCCAGTGCCGCTGCCAATGGCAGTTTCACGCCGGTGGCGGAAGAAATGACGGTGGAACGCGGTTATGAGGCTGCACTTGGCGCGGCGCTTGGCGATGACCTCGAAAGCCCGCTCGATGCCGCAGCACCTGCCTATTGGGGCGGCAATGGCGACGGTGCTGGTGATCCCGCCCTGCCGCAGGGTGTCAAACCGCTTCTGGATTATGCGCAGGCACCCGATGCGCTTAGACGTGCCCTTGCACAGATCGGCGTCGTTGCAGACGTATCGGAAGCCCGGCGCCTGTTGCCTTCGCTCAAAGCCGGCCAGCGGCTGGTAACGCGCGAAGGCGCCCTGTTCCGCTGGGACGGCCACATCGCCAGCGCCGATGCCCCGGGTGCTGCAGCACTTCGCCTGTCGCAGAAGAATCGCCTCGCCGAAATCGAAACCGAACTGGATGAGGCCCGCTCCATTCTGGAAGAGGCCGAAGACCAGCTTGCCGCGAAAACCGAGGCCATCAGAAGCAGCGAATTGCAGCTTTCAGACGTGCGCGACCGGAGCCGGCTCGCGACCCGTCAGCTTGCCGAGGCGCGCGAGGCGCTGACATCAGCCGAACGTGCCTCGGGCGATCTGCTGCGCCGCCGGGATATCGTTTCCGAAGCTCTGAACCAGATCGGCGCGCAGATCGACGAAATCGCCGTCCAGGAAGAAAACGCCCGTATTGAGATAGAAGACGCGCCGGATCTTTCCGTGCTCGATCTCAAGCTGCGCGAAAGTCAGCTCGAAGTCGCGACCGACCGCGGCCTTCTGGCGGAAGCCCGCGCCCGCCACGAGGGCGTGAGCCGCGAGGCGGAAAGCCGCCAGCGCAGAATACAGGCAATCGCGCAGGAGCGTTCCACCTGGCAATCGCGGGCGGCAAGTGCGGCCGATCACATCGCCACGCTGCGCGAACGTGAGGAAGAGGCGCGCGAGGAAATCGCCGAGCTTGACATAGCGCCGGAGGAGTTCGACGAGAAACGCCGCAACCTCCTCAACGAATTGCAGAAGACCGAGGACGCCCGCCGCGAGGCCGCCGACCGGTTGGCTGAGGCGGAAAACCTGCAGCGTGCCGCAGACCGGGTGGCCGCGACGGCGCTTTCCGAACTGGCCGAAGCCCGCGAAAAACGTGGCCGTGCCGAAGAACGTCTGGTCTCCGCCCGCGAGAAACGGCAGGAGACTGAACATCGCATCCGTGAAACACTGAATACCGAGCCGCATATGGCCCTGCGCCTGACCGGCCTTGGCCCGGACCAGCCGAAGCCCGATATTCGCGACGTCGAGCGTGATCTCGACCGGCTGAAGATCGAACGCGAAAGGCTTGGCGCGGTCAATCTGCGTGCCGAGGAAGAGCAGGCCGAGCTTTCCGCCAAGCTCGAGGCGCTCATCAAGGAGCGCGACGATATCATCGATGCCGTGCGCAAGCTGCGGGCCGGCATCCAGAACCTCAACCGCGAGGGCCGTGAGCGGCTGATCGCCGCCTTTGACGTGGTCAATTCGCAGTTCCAGCGGCTGTTTACCCATCTCTTCGGCGGTGGCACGGCCGAATTGCAGCTGATCGAATCCGACGATCCGCTGGAGGCGGGACTGGAAATTCTCGCCCGTCCGCCGGGCAAGAAACCGCAGACCATGACATTGCTTTCCGGCGGCGAGCAGGCCCTGACGGCCATGGCGCTGATCTTTGCCGTCTTCCTCACCAATCCCGCGCCGATCTGCGTGCTGGACGAGGTGGATGCCCCGCTTGACGACCACAATGTCGAGCGCTACTGCAACCTGATGGACGAGATGGTGGCCTCGACGGAGACCCGCTTCGTCATCATCACCCACAATCCCATCACCATGGCGCGCATGAACCGCCTGTTCGGTGTCACCATGGCCGAACAGGGTGTATCGCAGCTTGTGTCGGTGGACTTGCAGACCGCCGAACAGCTGCGCGAAGCCGTCTGA
- a CDS encoding VOC family protein yields MQFTRRHTLKFAGISCAATALAGALKAEGGPPAVSAATALPFALTTPMHIGQAALRVRDLDPMIDYYRSVLGMNEVGRTARGVTLGVGNVPLLDLVHKPAADFESPTSAGLFHIAYLMPTREDLARWLVHAALRQVPLSGFADHNVSEAVYLNDPEGNGIEVYSDRPKDAWVWSGRVVKMGTEPLDVDNLVALTDTKTDHYEAAPAGMRIGHIHLRVGEIAAARGFYEQAVGLQPTQDARSDASFLSSGGYHHHLAVNTWNSRGAKERNAMETGLDWFSLTVRNPADLEAQKTRLRAAGYVLVEMENNVVEAIDPWGTRLRLVPG; encoded by the coding sequence ATGCAATTTACTCGCCGCCACACGTTGAAATTTGCCGGAATTTCTTGCGCCGCCACGGCGCTGGCCGGTGCGCTCAAGGCCGAGGGCGGCCCGCCCGCTGTAAGTGCCGCCACCGCCCTGCCCTTTGCCCTGACGACACCCATGCATATTGGCCAGGCCGCACTTCGCGTGCGCGACCTTGATCCGATGATCGATTATTACCGTTCGGTGCTTGGCATGAACGAGGTGGGACGCACGGCAAGAGGCGTGACGCTCGGCGTCGGAAACGTGCCGCTGCTCGATCTCGTCCACAAACCGGCGGCAGATTTCGAAAGCCCCACTTCCGCCGGCCTGTTCCACATCGCCTATCTGATGCCCACCCGCGAGGATCTCGCCCGCTGGCTGGTGCATGCGGCGCTCCGGCAGGTGCCGCTTTCGGGTTTTGCCGATCACAACGTCAGCGAAGCGGTCTATCTCAACGATCCCGAGGGCAACGGTATCGAGGTCTACAGCGACCGCCCGAAAGACGCATGGGTCTGGAGCGGCCGGGTGGTAAAAATGGGCACCGAACCGCTGGATGTCGATAATCTCGTGGCGCTGACCGACACCAAAACCGACCATTACGAGGCGGCCCCGGCCGGAATGCGCATCGGCCATATTCACCTGCGGGTCGGCGAAATCGCCGCCGCCCGTGGCTTTTATGAACAGGCCGTCGGCCTGCAACCGACGCAGGATGCGCGCTCCGATGCCTCGTTTCTCTCTTCCGGCGGGTATCATCATCATCTGGCGGTGAATACGTGGAACAGCCGTGGCGCGAAGGAACGCAACGCCATGGAAACCGGCCTCGACTGGTTCTCGCTGACCGTTCGCAATCCCGCCGATCTGGAGGCGCAGAAAACGCGGTTGCGAGCGGCCGGTTACGTGCTGGTGGAGATGGAGAACAATGTGGTGGAGGCAATCGACCCATGGGGCACGCGGCTGCGGCTGGTGCCGGGGTGA